The genomic DNA GAGTGCTGCGGTGGTTTTAAGAAATGACTGAGTTTGCTCTCGTGCCCAGAGGTCGGATGTAAACTGGGGCTAATCCATCGTCCAAGCAGCCTACTTACCCATCCCGGATGAGGTAGTATTTCAGGATCTCGTCGATCTTGGACGTAGGGGTGGCAAAGCAGCTCTCCACCAGGCTCTCTAAGCCATTCACGTGCACCAGGGGCTCAATGCCAAAGTAGAGGGAGTCTCGCAGCTTGAGGGTGGGCAGAGCTTCCCGGTAAGGCTCTTCGAACTCATGGTCCTTGAAGATCTCCAGAGTGAAAGGGAATATTCCGTGACTGCGGCTCATGATTTCCAGCGGGGTGTTGCGAAGGTTGGGAACGTAGCCTTCGGAAATGGTGTACAGGCGCGGGAACTCACACGTCACAGGGATCAGCAGTTTGCTGGTTCGGATGATGATGTCCCCGCTGCTCCCTGGGGTCTGCTTGGGTAGACCTGTCACAAGGTTGCTAGCCACGATTTTGTCGTTCACCACCTGAGCCAGGCCAGGGCCAGGAGAGGAGAGTCTATGTTTATTTCCACAGAGCACctcagcccccgcccccccacccaccGTAACGTTCTCCAAATTTCTTTTTACATCAAAGCACATGAGAGATTTGGTTGCTGAAGCctgaagcttcttttttttttttaattgcttctcCTCCTTTTAGCAAGATATTTTGACTGTTAAAGAGTTTTACATACCACTTCATGGTCAACTCACACATTCTTTTGGCGTATTAGTCATAAAAACCTGAGCTATGCAGAATCAGCCAGTTCAAAGCTctgacattttagaaaagaacaGCTTCTGTACATTCGTCTTTTTCTGGAATCCTAGACCTGGTGATGGCGCTGCAGCAGGACCTTGTGCTGAGCTCAACCCCACGCAGACTTCAGCTGTCGCGTTTACCCAGATGATTTTTCAGTTCTTCACCTCCAGCCTTGTCTGCTCTCCTGTGTGCCAGAACCCCTGGCTCATCGTAGGGCATTTCCATTTGATTATCCACAGATACAACAAACACAATTTGCCTAAAGCGGGACCTTCTCCTCATCTATCTCCCCCATGTCTCACCCCAAATCTCATTAGCTCTCTGATTTTCTCTAAGCTGGATTCAATAAGTaagtatttatttggttgcaagGGCCTCTACACTTATCTCCTGGGTCCAGGTCCTCTTTTTTCTATCCATCTTGCCCACTTCTGATTTCATCATGACAGTGCCTGCTTAATCCCATTCCTATGGGGAAAAGCCCAAACGTCTCACCCCAGCACACAAGCAGATGTCTGGAAGCATAGTCTCCCCGCATCTATTTTTCCAGTCTCCTTTTCCAGTCAGGCTGTGTTGACCATTCACTCAGCTTAAGCTTCAAGAATTCTCATGTCTGAGACTGGCTCACTTGTTTCCCATCTGAAATGCCCTTTCCTTTAGTCTCCGCTTGTATAAACCACACACATGCTTCCACCCCAATTCAAGTCCCATTTGACTTGACTGTTCCATTGTTTGTCCCTTTCTGGACTCCTATACCACCCGTCAACTGTATCACTGTCTCTTATTTATAACTTGTGTGTGTTTTCATCTCAATACTACTGTGTATATTCCTAAAAGTCAGGAATCTTATTTCACATATCCCTCAGGCTCCCAGCACAGGGCTGTGCACAGATTCTTGCAGGAAAGTACAAACCTTTTACCTCTAACTGGTTCAATCCCTGAACTCATTTACTACCTCATAAATGAACCATCATCTATATCAGTCACTGTCTTCAAGTATAATAATTGGTCAGAGGAGACATAGCCAGCCTCCGGGTACTGGTGCTGATGCACTCAGAAAAATGTCTGCACATATTGGAGAGAGGGTACCATTTGAGAACAGAAAGAGCAGAATTCTTTTTAAGCCACTGTTCTCCCAGTGTCGGGACCACAgcacagcagatgctcaataacacatttgttaaatgaatggtatatgatttttttaactcCATTCTTTTATGTGGAAATATTTCATCTATGACGCAAGCCACACTGCACACCTCTGTCAACAACTTCCCAAATAACTGGATTTGGTCATTCCCCAAGGGTCCTTCAGGAAGAACCTACATCGACCACTGTGCCACATGTCTTGAGGGAGAAGAGGATGTTGACGTGGGTGCCATTGGACACGCCTCGGCAGGAGGTGTTGGTTAGGAAGAGCTCCAGACCGCCGACCAGGTCCCTGGGGATGCTCACTTCAATGGTGTTCGACTTGCAGAACACGGGGACTGCGGGGACAGGAACTGCTGTTAGAACTGGAAAAGTGGGactgggagaagggaaggaggattcTAGGAGAAATAACTTCTCCCTTCCACACCTTGAACTTTTTGTTCTATCCTCAAGGAAACCTCTGAGGCTCAAAACAAATTGGTGAATAAAACCTGGACTCCTAACTCCCAAGGTTGTGGTCAAATAATGCTCCTCAAATACTATATTGTTTCCCAAATGAGAAAATACTGTATCAAAATTTcaatccaacaaacatttatttcaaagtgTGTCTAGCATAACTCCATGCACTGAAACACCTAAAGGATGAACTTTTAGCACAAACACAATTTATTGGCAATACAGAAAAAGCACTGCTTTGATATAGGCTTAAATTACATAACGCTACCACTTTGACTTTCCCATTAATTACTGCCCCATAAAACAGAGGTAATAAAAACAGCGTTAGCGCACTTGGGGAAGAGTTCTAAACTGTCCTTGCATTGCTCAATAGACCATAAACTATAAAATTCActttaatttaatataaaaagattGCTCTTCCTTAGCATTCATTCCTCTGGACTGTACAAATACTCTAAAAGGAGTACAAAGGGTACTGTCAGACAATATGTGAGGGCAATATCAGTATGTGAGGGCATATCACAGCAACGACTTAGTATAAAGAAGTCACAtataggtgctcattaaatactTGATGGATGAGTGAATTAATTTTCTGGACATAAATAACTAGATTTCCAGAAAATAGTTCTCAGAGGATTGTTGATGATCAGATTGTACGTGTAGGGGGAAGAATCAGTTCCCTAGGGCTTtcaacttttcataagccaatcATCTGTTAGAAAAGAGAGGAACTCCATCTAAATTAAGTATTAGTTATACAACTAATAatagaaattagagaaaaaaatcaaaagtaaaaagcaaaggaaactgtatgacctagcaatcctgTTTCTGGGCACAggtccaaaagaattgaaagcaggacctcaaagagatatttgcacacccgtgttcatagcagtattattgacaagcaatccaaatgtccatcaatggatgaatggataaacaaaatgtggtatacccatGCAGTGAAATAACTTTATAAAGGGAAGGAATCCTGTcatatgctgcaacatggatgaaccttgtggacaatttgctaagtgaaattaagtcaaccacaaaaagacaaataccgtaggagtccacttatatgaggtacctaaggTAGTTGACTTCATGGAAactgaaagtagaatggtggttgccaggggctggagggaggaaggaatgaggggTCCTTgttttaatgggtatagagtttcagtttcacaagatgaaaaagttttgaagattcgttgcacaaaaatgtgaatatatataacacttaaaaatgtgaatatatatacacttaaaattggtttagatggtaaattttatgttatatttttttaccacaatttttaaatgattccagAGTGTACACATGCTGCTAAAAGAGGTGGTGTTCTAAAAGATGAGAATCTTGACACACTCAGTTGAGGAAGGCAGGGAGATTAAGAGGGAGGAATTAAGAGCAGAGGTTGAGCATGTACTACCTTGGCAAGTGTGGTTATCCTCAGACAGCACCAAGCCCCGGGGACATTCACACTGATAGCCCTTCTCAGACATAAGGCAAGAATGGCTGCAGCCGCCATTGTTATTGTGGCATCCTTCAATGTCTgcaataaaaaccaaaagaaaagggaatgaTATTGTAGCCCTCTTCCCCAAGAATTCTGGTTCTTGGACTGGTACTTTGCATTAGGCATTGTACTTGACTTACCACAGTATCATTGGGGCCCAACTCAGTCACTGAGACATGATGTCCACAAAGAAGTTTATTAAATGTTAAAGCTACAAAGAGCAATCTTACAACACACACAGCTCTAACCATTTAAGCTGGTCATTTTGTAGAATGCCCTTCAATCCagctttgtctgtttttctcatggttagactaCAATTCTGGGGAGGAAGACCCGAAAgtcatttcttaatttctgtaaCATTTAGTCCACCCAGTTTGAAATTTTATAGAGTATTATTGATATAAAAGGGACTGACAGAATATAAATTCACCTAGAGCAGCTAAATGGATCAGAGTTAGTCAGAGCTATTACCAGTGGTTGGATCACCAGCCCCTCTCCTCAAATCTCTAGGAATAATAGCACTGGAGATATGTTTCTTGGGCTGATAGCACATTATAAAAATGAACCGGACAACACACTGAAAGATTCCACTCAGCTGAGCTCTTTGTGACATTCCTCTTATGACGTagttttttaaagtcttctttttaaaagtttcacatTTTCAAAAAGCATACTCAATCAAATgtgccaaaaaggaaaaatattcagttgaaaaatgaagaaactacCACATAATGTCATAGTTAGCGAGGAAAAATAATGACCTTTGTGGGCTCTGGATATGATCTTCTAGATCATGGGTCATCAAACTCTGGCCTGCTACATGttgttgtaaataaagttttactggcacACAGTCACACCCATTTATTTCCCTATTGTCTATGGGTGCTTTCTCATtacaagggcagagttgagtagtttcaACAGATTCCATATGGTCCGCAAAGCCTTAAATATCTACTATTGTGTttatgcagaaaaagtttgctggtcCCTGTTTTAGGGGTAAGATAATAAAAGGGAATGCGTTcaggaatcccctggtggtccagttgttaggactccacactttcactgtcaagggcctgggttcgatccctagttggggaaataagatcctacatgccgcatggcatggccaaaaaaaaaaaaagggaatgctTTCAAATCATTTAAGATGTTCAAGGAAAGATATGAGCCAATTTCCAGTTATAGCTATTAGTCTCAgttcattaataataaaaacattagtCCTCAGTAAATTAACTTGAGATGAATCGATTTTTGTGAAACAGGGAGAGAGAATAAATTTGCAATGAATTAATCTTTGCAAAACTTAGGAGAGATTAGGCTATCACCTGTTTATAAATCTGTACAATTAAAAAGGATAAGAGTATTCCTATGGGTTTTTGAAATAGCTGAAAATGATATATAATGGTGTAGAAGAAAGCATAAAATATGCTATAAAATGTTAAAGTCAACATTaataggaaatttttttcttaaaaatggtcTTCCTTAAGTCAGTTAATTTCCCTGGGCCTCAatttcaatatatgtaaaatgaaagGGTTGGATTAAATGTTCACTCAGGATATTTCCAGGTCTAAAATTGCAAAgcacaaaataaactgaaattctTATTTGGTTTAAAGGATTTTAAGTCTCTTCCAAGGACATACCAAAATGTTTAGAATGGCTATACCTGCAAGTGGGATTGCGGTCATTTCGGTTATCGTTCTTTTActcctttgtattttcttctatgaACATAACTCtttcataataaaacaaaacaataaaagttacttaaaaattaaaaagagctttttattttaaaaaagaagatatgcTAACCTAACAGACTAGCTAAAGAAACAAATATGTTTGGACTATCAATAAAATGTAAGGGtttccataaaaacaaaaaaacaaaaccaaaaaaaaaaaaggatttcaaaTATGAATCTTAATCCTAAAGTGTAATTCATATTCAAATTTTATCTTCTGCTAAAATACTTTTCAGTTATGATTAttaggttttaaaattatatgaggATTAACTTAATATTTCCAATGAAATACTCATGAGTAATTATAAATGTTCGTCATGGaacatttcattaatatttaaatatgtaaagatTATTGCATAAAATAAGATTTAAGGAGGATTCAGGACATCACTCTtactcaataaaatttaaagtacatttaGTCTTTTTACAAGGGACAGTAATTTGATATCCTGGTTAATGGTCCCTGAGTTAATAATGCAAATTTTGTTGCATGAAATGAATTGTGAGCACTAgccataatttttccttttggggtagtattttattattttgaatataacTAGAATAAAGTGATATCGTAAGCAGTATTATAATCTGTTATGCCACAAATTCAATTACCTTCTGGGACAAATCATATGTCCTCtgtaaataatgataattaagCCATTTATCTCTTCATATAATCtgcagaatatttttcttttttggtctctcAACTCCCAATATCATGAGATTCAGACTTATTAAAGTGGAAGTGATGAAATTTTATTTGGGATAATTTGCAAGGGCCTTAGAGAAGGGACATTATCTAAGTTTCATGTCGTAATAGTAGACAATTTCCATTTCAATTATTTGACACACATTACAAATTCTTTTTAGTACTTAATTATATGAAATGTATACAGCATTTCTACTATCAAAAATAGataagtttagggcttccctggtggcgcagtggttgagactccgcctgccaatgcaggggacacaggttcgtgccccggtccgggaagatcccacatgccgcggagcggctgggcccgtgagccatggcggctgagcctgcacgtccagagcctgtgctccgcaacgggagaggccacaacagtgagatgcccgtgtaccgcaaaaaaaaaaaaaaagataagtttaCTTATCTCTAAAAATGTATTAATCTCTAATAAATTCAAAGcatatgagtaaaaaaaaaaaatgacttcatgTAAGCCAGTTTCCCAAACTTCCAAGATGGTAAGACTCACCTAGAAACTTGGTAAAAACACAAACTGTatggcccctcccaccccactgaaCCAGAGTttccaggagagaggcctgggaaaGGCCAGCTTTAAAGGCGCCCAGGTGATTCTCAGCAgggaagtttgagaaacactgctgtaAACCATTTGTTATGCTACCTACCTCCATTATCTTGCTACTCCAGATGTGCTCCCTGGATATGCAGCACAGGTGTCACCTAGACgttatttaaaaatgcaatatcttcacctgaccccagacctactgaatcagaacctgtagtttaacaagatcccaggtgatttgtgggcacattaaagtttgagaaacacggAATACCCTATTTTTATACCACCAATTAAAATGCAGCTCTCTGCCTCTTGCAAAATGCAACAGCTCCCTCCTGCTAAAGCTTGGAGACAAAATCAACACTGCATTCTGTATGCAACACGAGCATCCTGCAATGATTCTCAGTGATGATGATTTGTGGTTTCTTTACACAGCCAGATTGTTACTCTCTTCTGACGTTGGCCAGTTTTATGAACATCAAAGAATAAGCCAATGGCTTACTGGGGGCTCTTGATGTGAATCCCTTCTTGCCCATCTCACCTTCACATGTCTTGCCATCACTTCTTAGCACACGGCCAACCCCACACTCACAGCGATATGAATTTTTGAGGTTTACACAGATCTCACTGCAGCCACCATTGTTTTGTTCACATTCATTCTCATCTGTAGAAGAGAGACCACACCATTTACATACTGCTGAGCCATGCAATCTTTTCCCAAGCCCCTTAGCAGAAACTCCACATCTTTTCAGATCCTGTCCCTAGACTTTCCACAAACCAACTCCAATATAATCAGTTTTATTAACCTGGTCTCCCCACCAAGTTATTTgtccctctgccctctgctggagCGGAAGGCAGTTAGTTGGTTGCTTGCCAGTTCCCTCCTCGGGGCAAAACTGTTGGGGAAATGAAGTCCCCTTTG from Phocoena phocoena chromosome 16, mPhoPho1.1, whole genome shotgun sequence includes the following:
- the OIT3 gene encoding oncoprotein-induced transcript 3 protein, translated to MLQFLLFTCLFTTVTLGSPTALDPCSAYISLNEPWRNTDHQFDESQGSPLCDNNVDGEWYRFTGMAGDAMPTFCIPENHCGTHAPVWLNGSHPLEGDGIVQRQACASFSGNCCLWNTTVEVKACPGGYYVYRLAKPSVCFHVYCGHFYDICDEDCHGSCLDTSGCTCSPGTVLGPDRQTCFDENECEQNNGGCSEICVNLKNSYRCECGVGRVLRSDGKTCEDIEGCHNNNGGCSHSCLMSEKGYQCECPRGLVLSEDNHTCQVPVFCKSNTIEVSIPRDLVGGLELFLTNTSCRGVSNGTHVNILFSLKTCGTVVDVVNDKIVASNLVTGLPKQTPGSSGDIIIRTSKLLIPVTCEFPRLYTISEGYVPNLRNTPLEIMSRSHGIFPFTLEIFKDHEFEEPYREALPTLKLRDSLYFGIEPLVHVNGLESLVESCFATPTSKIDEILKYYLIRDGCVSDDSVKQYTSRDHLAKHFQVPVFKFVGKDHKEVFLHCRVLVCGMLDERSRCAQGCHRRMRREAVGGENDSGPQSQMLTGGPISIDWED